The nucleotide sequence TCCTGCTGCTGTCCGAACCGGTAGCCGTTGCGATGCCCGAGGTCGTCGCGTCACGGTTGACCCCTACCGTCTACACGCGTGAAGGTCTCAACGCGCTGACCGCGGCCGCCGCATCACGTCGCGGTACCGGTGCGGGCGCGTCGCCGGAGGGTCTTCCGGTCCACGTGAAGGTCGACACCGGAATGCACCGCGTCGGTGCGGCGCCGGCGGAGGCTGTGGAGCTGGCGGCGTCGGTGGCGTCCACGCGGGGGCTCAGGCTCGAGGGGTTCTGGACCCACCTTGCCGTGTCGGACGAGCTCGAGAACCCCTACACCGGGGCGCAACTCGACCGGTTCGACGGCGCCTGTGGCCGGTTGCATCAACGCGGGGTCGAACCCCCGCTTCTCCACGCGGCGAACTCGGCGGCCGCGCTGTGGCACCCGCGCAGCCGGTACGGGATGGTCCGATGCGGTATCTCGCTGTACGGGTTGGCGCCGGCTGGTGAGCTCGCCGGCCGCGAACCGGCCACCGGCTTGAGGCCGGCGATGGCCCTCAAGGCGCGGGTGTCGTACGTCAAGGAGGTCGCCGCCGGCGAGCGGCTCTCCTACGGTCTGCGCTACCGCCTCGACCGCGACTCGGTCATCGCTACCGTCCCGGTCGGTTACGCGGACGGCGTGACCCGGATGCTGTCGGCGAAGGGAGGGCAGGTTCTCGTCGGCGGTCGGCGATGCCCCGTCGCGGGGACGGTGACGATGGACCAGATCCTCGTTGACTGCGGGCCGGGAGCGACTGTCCGACGTGGCGACGAGGTGGTGCTGCTCGGTTCGCAGGGTGACCAGGCGATCACCGCGTGGGAGTGGGCGGAGAGGGTGGGGACGATCGCGTACGAGGTCGTGTGCGGGGTGAGCGGCAGGGTCCCCAGGTTGTATCTCGGCGGATGAGCGAGTCCGGTGTTGCCGGCGCCGGCGGCGGGATCACCGACGTCGCCGGGGTTCGGGTGGGGCACTGGAGCGATCCGGTTGCGGTCACGGGATGCACGGTCGTGTTGCTCCCGGCGGCGACGGTGGCATCTGGAGAGGTGAGGGGTGGGGCGCCGGGAACCCGCGAGTGGGCTCTGCTCGACCCCAGGCGGACGGTCCCAGGCGTGAACGCCGTGGTCCTCACCGGCGGGTCGGCTTTCGGGCTGGCGGCTTGCGACGGCGTCATGCGGTGGTGCGAGGAGCGGGGTATCGGGTTTCCCGCGCCCGCGGGACCTGTGCCGATCGTGGTCGGGATGGTGATCTACGACCTCGCCGTCGGCGATCCGTCGGTCCGCCCGGGGGCCGCCGACGGCTACGCAGCGTGCGTCGCGGCGCAGACCGGCGGTCCCGGCGCCGCCCTTAGAGGAAGAATCGGGGCGGGAACGGGAGCGACGATCGCCAAGTGGCGGGGCAGCGAAGCTGCCCGCCCCGGCGGGATCGGTTCGGCCGTCACGCGCGACGGTGACCTCGTGGTCGCGGCGCTGATGGTCGTCAACGGACTAGGGGAGCCACGCCGTGCCAGGAGCGAAGGACCGAGGGTGCCCAGCGGAGGGGCCGGAATCGGCCACCGCGAAGCCACAACGATCGGCGTCGTCGTCACGAACGCGGCGATCGACAAGCCTGCCTGCAGGTTGGTAGCCGAATCGGCACACGACGGGTTGGCTCGCGCCCTCGAGCCGGCTCACACCGCCGCTGACGGCGACGCGATCGTCGCGGCAGCGACCGGGTCGGTCCCGGCTCGCGTCGAAGCGGTGCGAGCCATGGCGGCTTGGGTCGTCGAGGAGGCGATCCTCGACGCCTGTCCTCCTTAGTAAGGATCCCTCAGCACGACGGTCCCGGCCATCTTGTCGTGCAGGGTCTGGTTCTCCCGGTCCCACAGGGGCCAGAGGACGTCGAGGACCCACGGGATGAAGAAGAGGATCACCAGCACGAACTCCGCCGCCCAGCGCCCGAGCGCCTTGCCCCCGCTGATGGGACCGCCGGTGCGCGAGTCGACCACACGTGTGCGCACGGCCATGTTGCCGACCGTCTGGCCGCGCCGGCTGAGCATCAAGGTGATGTACGCCGCGTCGAGGATGAGCGAAAGGAGCGGGCCGCCCACAGAACCGCCAGCGATCCGCAGGATGTAGTTGGGGATGATGAGGACGAGCCCGTCGATGATCGTGGCGCCGACTCGCAGCCACCAGCCGGCGAGTGTTCCGCCGGGCGTCCCGCCGTAAACGCCGGGTGGCTCGTAGCCGGCGCCCGGGGTGCCGTACGCGCCGGGGGGCTGCTGCCAGGCCGGCGGAGGAGGTGGGTAGCCGCCGCTCGGAGGGGGCTGCTGCCAGGAAGGTGGCGGGGGAGGGTAACCGCCGCCGGGCGGCGGAGGCGGTTCCTCTCCTGAACCGGATCCGGCCCAAGGGTCTTGGGGCGGGGGGGTAGTGCTCACGTCGCGCTGCCTCCTTGCCGGGAACGAAGATCCCGCTCCCGTCCTCGCGCGCGACGGTAGTCAACCGTCGTCACGGGGGCGGGGATCAATGACCCGCCGGTACCATGGCCCTCCGTGCCCGGCCTCGCTGATCTGGAGTTGATCGCCTCGTCGTGTACCAAATGCCCGCTCGCCGGCGGCCGTACCACGGTCGTCTTCGGCGAAGGCGATCCCCGTGCGTCGCTGATGGTCGTGGGCGAAGGCCCCGGCCGCGACGAGGATCTTCAGGGCAGGCCCTTCGTCGGCAGGTCCGGCCAGCTGCTCGACCGTCTCCTGGCCGAGGAGATGGGGCTGGACCGCAAGCAGGTCTACATCGCCAACGTCGTCAAGTGCCGGCCGCCCGGAAACCGTGATCCGGAGCCTGCGGAGATCGACGCGTGCAGGCCGTTCCTCGAGCAGCAGGTCGACCTCATCGACCCGAAGCTCGTACTGACGCTCGGCAACTTCGCGACGAGGGTGCTGCTGGGCACCAAGGAAGGGATCACCAAACTGCGCGGCCGCTCGTACCCCTACCGCAGGGGGATGCTCGTGCCCACATTCCATCCGGCAGCGGCCCTGAGAGGAGGTGGTGAGGTCCTCTCGCAGATGCGAGCGGACTTCGTGCGTGCCCACCAGTTCCTCGTGCCCGCATGATCACCGTCGTCACGTGTGGCCCTGCCGGCACGCAGGCGGTCGCAGGCGCGGTCGCAGAACTGGCGCGACCCGGCGACGTCATCCTCCTCGACGGCGACCTCGGCGCGGGCAAGACCACGTTCACGCAGGGGTTCGCGCGCCGGTTGGGTGTATCGGAGACGGTGACCAGTCCCACCTTCACCCTGGTGCGGAGCTACCCGACGAACGCAGGGTTCGACCTCTACCACGCGGACCTGTACCGGCTCGAGCATCTGTCCGAGGTGATCGATCTCGCTCTGCCGGAGGTTCTCGAGGATGGCGGCGTAGCGGTCGTCGAATGGGGAGAAAGAGGCAGCCCCGCGCTGGACCCCGCGCACCTGAGCATTCAGATCTCCCACGACGAAGGAGGGGAAGAGGCGAGGCGGCTGAGCATCGTCAACCACGGCGGGGCCTGGGATGACCGATGGAACCAACTCGAGGAAGCCCTCAAGTGCTGACACTTGCGATAGCGACAGCCACCGAACAAGTCGGCGTCGCGATCGGCCGCGCCGGCGGACCAGTCTCTTCTCTGCACCTGCAACAGGGGCGGAGGCACGGGGAGGTGCTGGCGCCGGCGATCCAGTCGTTGATGAGGTTGTCGCATACGACACTGCGTGAGGTGGAGCTGATCGCAGTCGACACCGGGCCGGGTCTGTTCACCGGGCTGCGCGTCGGTGTGGCGACTGCGAAGGCTCTGGCGAGCGCGCTCGGCGTTCCGGTTGCCGCTTGCTCCTCGCTGGAGCTCCTCGCCGCGCCTCACGCGGCTGCCGGCCTGGCAGTCGTGTCGGTGGTCGACGCGCGGCGCGGCGAGGTGTTCTGGCAGTCCTTCCATCCCGAACCTGTCGGCGATGCTCAGGTCACGCCGCCAGAGGTGCTGGTTGCAGCGTTAGAAGACGCCGGTGGGCCGGTGATTGTCGCGGGGGATGGGGCGCGCCGTTACGCGCCTCTGCTCGAACAGGTTGAGGGCGTGGCAATCGCCGGGCCCGAGCACGACCACCCCTCGGCCGCAGTCCTGGTGGAGCTAGCAGCCACCCGGCCCGGTCTTTCTCCTGAGAAGATCACACCCGAGTACATGCGCGGCGCCGACGTTCGCATCGGATGGGAGCAGCGCGATGCCTGATCCCGTTGAGCCGGTGCCGCTCTCGGTCCACCTGGTTCCGCTGCGGCGGCGGCACCTGCGGTCCGTGTTGAAGATCGAGGGTCAGGTCTACCCGAGACCGTGGACTCTGACGTTGTTCATGAGCGAACTCAACCTGCGGACGTCGCGCTTTTACATCGCCGCGCGTGTTGGCTCGTCCGTGGTGGGTTACGCCGGGCTGATGTACGCCGCCGATGAGGCGCACATCACCAACATCGCCGTCGACCCCGCGTGGCAACGACATCACATCGGCAGCCGCCTCCTCCTCAACCTCGCCCGCAGCGCGCCGCGCTTCGGAGCCAGGCACCTCACGCTCGAGGTGCGCGTGTCGAACGCTGCGGCGCAGGCTCTCTACGGTCGTTTCGGCTTCCGCACCGAGGGGCTGCGCAAGAACTACTACGCCGAATCCAACGAGGACGCGCTCATCATGTGGGCACACGACGTCGACTCGCCCGAGTACGTGGAGCGCCTCGACGAGATCGAGGCCGGCATCGCCGGCGAGACGGTCGACGACACAGAGGGGCTGCTGCGGCGATGATGATCCTGGCGATCGAGACGTCGTGCGACGAGACCGCGGCCGCGGTCGTCGAGGATGGTCGGGTCGTGCGCAGTTCGGTCGTATCGAGCCAGGTCGATCTGCACGCCCGCTTCGGCGGCGTGGTGCCCGAGGTCGCGGGCCGCGCGCACGTCGACCTGCTGACGCCGGTAGTCGACGAGGCACTCGCGCAGGCCGGCGTGAGCGGCGCGGACCTCGATGCGGTGGGAGCGACGATCGGGCCGGGGTTGATCGGGTCGTTGCTGGTGGGCGTGAGCGCGGCGAAGGCCTACTCGATGGCATGGGAGGTGCCGTTCGTCGGGGTCAATCACCTCGAGGGCCACCTCCACGCCGCGTTCCTCGAGGACCCTTCGATGGCACTGCCGGCGGTGGTGCTGCTCGTGTCCGGCGGCCACACCATGCTCGTGCACATGATCGGCGGAGGCCGGTACCGGTTGCTCGGCCAGACGATCGACGACGCGGCGGGGGAGGCGTTCGACAAGGTGGCGCGCTTCCTCGGGCTGGGCTACCCGGGAGGGCCGGCGATCGACCGGCTGTCGGCGTCGGGCGATCCGTCGGCGGTGGCCTTCCCGCGGGGCCTGCGGGGCGAGGGGTTCGACTTCTCGTTCAGCGGGTTGAAGACCTCGGTCGTGCGCTACGTGCGTGCGCACCCGGAGGTGG is from Acidimicrobiales bacterium and encodes:
- the tsaE gene encoding tRNA (adenosine(37)-N6)-threonylcarbamoyltransferase complex ATPase subunit type 1 TsaE, with the protein product MITVVTCGPAGTQAVAGAVAELARPGDVILLDGDLGAGKTTFTQGFARRLGVSETVTSPTFTLVRSYPTNAGFDLYHADLYRLEHLSEVIDLALPEVLEDGGVAVVEWGERGSPALDPAHLSIQISHDEGGEEARRLSIVNHGGAWDDRWNQLEEALKC
- the tsaB gene encoding tRNA (adenosine(37)-N6)-threonylcarbamoyltransferase complex dimerization subunit type 1 TsaB; translation: MLTLAIATATEQVGVAIGRAGGPVSSLHLQQGRRHGEVLAPAIQSLMRLSHTTLREVELIAVDTGPGLFTGLRVGVATAKALASALGVPVAACSSLELLAAPHAAAGLAVVSVVDARRGEVFWQSFHPEPVGDAQVTPPEVLVAALEDAGGPVIVAGDGARRYAPLLEQVEGVAIAGPEHDHPSAAVLVELAATRPGLSPEKITPEYMRGADVRIGWEQRDA
- the alr gene encoding alanine racemase, with the translated sequence METEVAAGRLRPTWAEIDLGAIRQNASLLSRVAAPAQLCAVVKAGGYGHGAADAARAALDGGASWLAVALVEEGMELRAAGIDAPILLLSEPVAVAMPEVVASRLTPTVYTREGLNALTAAAASRRGTGAGASPEGLPVHVKVDTGMHRVGAAPAEAVELAASVASTRGLRLEGFWTHLAVSDELENPYTGAQLDRFDGACGRLHQRGVEPPLLHAANSAAALWHPRSRYGMVRCGISLYGLAPAGELAGREPATGLRPAMALKARVSYVKEVAAGERLSYGLRYRLDRDSVIATVPVGYADGVTRMLSAKGGQVLVGGRRCPVAGTVTMDQILVDCGPGATVRRGDEVVLLGSQGDQAITAWEWAERVGTIAYEVVCGVSGRVPRLYLGG
- the tsaD gene encoding tRNA (adenosine(37)-N6)-threonylcarbamoyltransferase complex transferase subunit TsaD, producing the protein MMILAIETSCDETAAAVVEDGRVVRSSVVSSQVDLHARFGGVVPEVAGRAHVDLLTPVVDEALAQAGVSGADLDAVGATIGPGLIGSLLVGVSAAKAYSMAWEVPFVGVNHLEGHLHAAFLEDPSMALPAVVLLVSGGHTMLVHMIGGGRYRLLGQTIDDAAGEAFDKVARFLGLGYPGGPAIDRLSASGDPSAVAFPRGLRGEGFDFSFSGLKTSVVRYVRAHPEVGTADVAASFQEAVVDVLVEKTRRAAASVDARSICIGGGVAANSALRERVVAAAAEDGRAAFIPSRAMCTDNAAMVGATAWYRLGLDGPTPLDAPADPNLRLTFED
- a CDS encoding P1 family peptidase: MSESGVAGAGGGITDVAGVRVGHWSDPVAVTGCTVVLLPAATVASGEVRGGAPGTREWALLDPRRTVPGVNAVVLTGGSAFGLAACDGVMRWCEERGIGFPAPAGPVPIVVGMVIYDLAVGDPSVRPGAADGYAACVAAQTGGPGAALRGRIGAGTGATIAKWRGSEAARPGGIGSAVTRDGDLVVAALMVVNGLGEPRRARSEGPRVPSGGAGIGHREATTIGVVVTNAAIDKPACRLVAESAHDGLARALEPAHTAADGDAIVAAATGSVPARVEAVRAMAAWVVEEAILDACPP
- a CDS encoding RDD family protein; this encodes MSTTPPPQDPWAGSGSGEEPPPPPGGGYPPPPPSWQQPPPSGGYPPPPPAWQQPPGAYGTPGAGYEPPGVYGGTPGGTLAGWWLRVGATIIDGLVLIIPNYILRIAGGSVGGPLLSLILDAAYITLMLSRRGQTVGNMAVRTRVVDSRTGGPISGGKALGRWAAEFVLVILFFIPWVLDVLWPLWDRENQTLHDKMAGTVVLRDPY
- the rimI gene encoding ribosomal protein S18-alanine N-acetyltransferase — its product is MPDPVEPVPLSVHLVPLRRRHLRSVLKIEGQVYPRPWTLTLFMSELNLRTSRFYIAARVGSSVVGYAGLMYAADEAHITNIAVDPAWQRHHIGSRLLLNLARSAPRFGARHLTLEVRVSNAAAQALYGRFGFRTEGLRKNYYAESNEDALIMWAHDVDSPEYVERLDEIEAGIAGETVDDTEGLLRR
- a CDS encoding uracil-DNA glycosylase, whose protein sequence is MPGLADLELIASSCTKCPLAGGRTTVVFGEGDPRASLMVVGEGPGRDEDLQGRPFVGRSGQLLDRLLAEEMGLDRKQVYIANVVKCRPPGNRDPEPAEIDACRPFLEQQVDLIDPKLVLTLGNFATRVLLGTKEGITKLRGRSYPYRRGMLVPTFHPAAALRGGGEVLSQMRADFVRAHQFLVPA